In Methanocaldococcus sp. FS406-22, the genomic stretch TAAAGTGAATAAAATCTTAAGAGAAATCTAAAATGGAGTGATATCATGTCTATTTTTTTATTTGAGAGGGATGATGAGAAAGGAGTAATTGACAACCTTAGGCTATTAATACAGATGTCTCTGAAAAGCATTGAGTTATTAAAAGAGTATATGGATTCAAAAGATGAAAAAATATTGAAAGAGATTATAAAAATAGAAGAGGAAGGGGATGAGACAACAAAAAATATAAGAATAACCTTAGAAAAGGCATTTTTACCAAATATGAGGAGGGAGTTATCAAGGTCTGCAGAGCTTTTAGATGAGACATTAGACAGCTTAAAGCATGCTGCTATGTTATATGAGTTATTAAAAGGAGAGTTCGACAAATACTTAAAAGATGAAATAGACCTCGTTTTAATGATTACTGTGGATATGTTTGAACACTTAGATAGAGTTTTGGATGTTATTGAAAAAGGTGGGGACTTAGACCCAATTATCAAAGAGATTAAAGATAAAGAAAAATTTATTGATGACATCTATCAAAATAGAATTTATAAATACTTAGTAAATCTTAAAGTTAGCTCTTTCTGGGAAGGCAAAATTTTGTGCGACTTCATAGATAACATAGTTAATATTAGTGACTATATAGAGGATGTGGCTGATGAATTACATATAATCTACCTCCACACAAAATAAAAAAATAGACATAGATTAAGTTTTATCTATTATAATAGGTGGTTATTATAGAGATTTCTATAAATTTAGAGCTAATCATAAGTTTTTATTTATTGTTTATTCTAGGGGCTAACAACGTTGCCAACGCTATTGGCACTGCTTATGCATCAAGAGCAACAACATATAGAAATTTATTGATTTTATTTAGCATTTCTGTTATAATTGGCTCTCTCTTTGCTAAAAATGTTGGAAATACGGTTAATAGCTTATCTTCTGATGCATTAACTGCTTTAACAATCTCAGCGTTGGTTATGACGCTCTCAACGTATAAAAAAGTACCAATATCACTACATACAGTTATTATCTGCTCACTAATTGGGTTAAATTTTAGTTCATCAAATTTAACTGTATTTGCTGAAATTCTATTAAGTTGGATATTATCGCCAATTATTGCTGTTATCATTGCTTATATATTGTATTTAGCTTATGAAAAGGTAGAAATCCCAATTCTTAAAAAGATAACTATGATTAAATATCTCCTATTGATAAGTGCTGGGGTTGTTGCATTTAATTTGGGAAGTAATGACTTACCAACTGTGTTAGGAACATTTACAACATCTCAAATAATTTATATTATTGGAGCTATTTTTTTGTGCTTAGGGGCTTACTTATATGGAAATAGGGTTTCAGAAACGTTATCTATGATAACAAATTTGAGTGTTAGCTCTGCATTTATAGCCCAACTTTCAGGAGGTTTAGCAGTTACAATATTCACTGCTTTAGGAATGCCAGTTTCAACAACTCAGGCAATAGTTGGAGGAATCTTAGGAGTTGGTTTAACTAAGGGGATAAAAACTGTAAGATGGAATATTTTAAAAAATATTATTTTTTGGTGGATAATAGCCCCTATAATAGCTTTAATAATAGGTTTTGTAATAGGATGATAAAATGAAGGAAATGTTATTGGATAAACTAAAGAACTGCAAAAAATTGGTTATTATGGGTATTGGAAATGAGTTGAAGGGAGATGATGCTGTTGGAATATATGTAGTTAAAAAATTGATGAGACATTTTGGGGAAGAAAAAGAGTTTGTAAATGCCAAAAATCTCTATTTAATAAATGCTGGAACTGTCCCTGATTTTTTTACAGATATTTTAAAAGAGATAAAACCTACTCATATTTTAATAATTGACTGTGCATTAATGGATAAAAATGCTGGAGAAGTTAAGATTATAAAAGAGGATGAAATAATAAATTACAGTTTCTCAACTCATACATTACCCTTATCTATAATAGTTAAATATTTAAAAAAATTTATAAATGCAGAGATAATTATTTTAGGAATTCAACCAAAAATAATAGATTTCTGCCCAATATCTGAAGAGGTTAAATTATCTGGGGATAAATTAGTAGATATGCTTATTAAGATTATAGAAGAGCTAAAATTAACAGAATAATAAAAGCTAAAATAAAAATAAACAAAAAGGATGTGATGGTTATGATTGACTTTAAAGAAATAGAGAAAAAATGGCAAAAAAGATGGGAAGAGGCAAAGATATTTGAAGCAAATCCAGATGAGAGAGAGAAGTTTTTCATTACAGCGGCATTTCCATATTTAAATGGAGTTTTACACGCTGGGCATCTTAGGACTTTCACAATCCCAGAAGTTGTTGCAAGATTCCAAAGAATGAAAAATAAGAATGTTTTATGGACTTTTGGTTATCATGTTACTGGAACACCAATTTTAGGTTTAGCTGAGTTGATAAAAAATAGGGATGAAAAGACAATATGGGCATATACTGAATTGCACGGCATTCCAAAAGAAGAGTTATTAGAATTAACAACACCAGAGAAGATTGTTGAATACTTCTCAAAGAAAGCTGAAGAGGCATTTAAAAGAATGGGATTCAGCTTAGATTGGAGAAGGAACTTTAAAACAGATGATAAGGTCTTTAACAAATTTATAGAATGGCAGTTCCATAAATTGAAAGAAAAAGGGTTAATTGTTAAAGGTTCTCATCCCGTAAGATATTGCCCAAGATGTGACAACCCTGTAGAAGACCACGACATATTAGTTGGAGAAAACGCAACTTTGGTTGAATACATCTTAATAAAATTCACAACAGAAGATGGCTGTATAATGCCAATGGCTACTTTGAGACCTGAAACTGTGTTTGGAGTAACAAACGTTTGGGTTAATCCTGAAGCTACCTATGTAAAAGCAAAGGTCTATTTAGAGAAAGAAACTGAAAATGGAATTGAATTAATTGATAATGGTATTTGGATAATGGCAAAGGAGTGTGCTGAAAAATTAAAACACCAAGATAGAAAGATAGAGATTATTGAGGAATTTAGAGGAGAGAAACTTATAAACAAAAAGGTAAAAAACCCAGTAACAGGAAAAGAAGTTCCAATATTACCAGCTAAATTCGTAAAAACAAATATTGGAACTGGTTGCGTTATGAGTGTTCCAGCACATGCACCTTACGACTACATAGCGTTGAGGGATTTAGGCTTAGTTGATGAAATTGGTTTAATTCCATTAATTAAAGTTCCTGGTTATGGGGAATACCCAGCAAAAGAGATTGTTGAAAAGATGGGTATTAAAAGCCAAGAAGAAGAGGATAAATTAGAGGAGGCAACCAAAAAAATCTACAAGGATGAGTTCCACAAAGGAATTTTAAATGAAAACTGCTTAGATTATGAAGGAATTCCTGTTAGAGAGATTAAAGACAAATTAACAAAGGATTTAATTGATAAAGGTTTAGCTGAAATTATGTATGAATTCAGTGAGGAAAAGGTTGTTTGTAGATGTGGAACACCATGTATAGTTAAGATGGTTAAAGGGCAGTGGTTTATCAAATATTCAGATGAAAAATGGAAAGAGTTAGCCCATAAATGTGTAGATAAAATGAAATTCATCCCAGAGAATCTAAGGCAAGTATTCCATGAAAAAATTGATTGGATGAAGGATAAAGCATGTGTTAGAAGAAGAGGTTTAGGAACAAAGTTCCCATTTGAAGAGGGATGGGTTATTGAATCTTTATCTGACTCAACAATATATCCTGCATATTATACAGTTGCAAAATACATCAATGAGCACAACATAAAGCCAGAGCAATTAACTTTAGAGTTGTTTGATTATGTATTCTTAGGAAAAGGAGATGTTGATAAAATTGCTGAAGAGACAGGTATTCCAAAGGATATTATTGAAGGTATGAGGAAAGAGTTTATCTACTACTACCCAGTTGATTGGAGATGTTCTGCCAAGGATTTGATTCCAAACCATTTAACATTCTACATCTTTAACCACGTAGCAATATTCCCAGAGGAGTTCTGGCCAAGAGGTATTGTAGTTAATGGTTATGTCACAATTGAAGGTAAAAAGTTATCTAAATCAAAAGGTCCTGTATTGCCAGTTTTAGAAGTTGCTGAGAAATTTGGAGCTGATGTTGGTAGGTTTTATATAACAACATGTGCTGAATTGCCTCAAGATGCTGATATCAAGTTTAAAGAAATGGAAAATACAAAGAAGGTTTTAGAGAGGTTGTATTTATTTGCAAAAGAAATTGCTGAAAGAAAAGAAGAAAAAGGTAATGAGCTGAATTACATTGATAAATGGTTATTGAGTAGATTGTATAGAGCTGTTAAGCAGTATGATGAATACATGGAGAATTTTGAGCTAAGAAAGGCTGGAATTTTGCTCTATCAGTTGTTGGATGACTTAAAGTGGTATAGAAGAAGAGGAGGAAACAATATAAGAGTTTTAGAAGAATTCTTAGAGGTTTTAATAAAATTGATGGCTCCTTTCACACCACATATATGTGAAGAGATGTGGGAGATTTTAGGAAAAGAAGGGTTCGTTTCATTAGCTAAATTTCCAGAAGTTAAAGAAGAGTTTATAAATGATGAGATTGAGAAGGGCGAAGAGTATTTAAAATCAGTAATGGAGGATATTAAGGAGATAATAAACGTTGCTAAGGTTCAGCCAAAGAAGATTTATCTATATACAGCAGATGATTGGAAATATGAAATATTAAAGATTATTAAAGAAAATGAAGGAAAGACAATTAAAGAGTTAATGCCAATCATTATGAAAAACCCAGAATTTAGAAAGTATGGTAAGGAGATTTCAAAGTTAGTCAATCAATTAATAAAACTCAATGCAGAGATTATTAATGAAGTTGAGGTCTTAGAAAATGCCAAAGAGTTCTTAAAGAGAGAGTTCGGTGTTGAAGAAATTATAATTAATGGAGAGGATAAAGCCAACAAAAAGAAGGTTGCTATTCCATTTAAACCAGCTATCTACTTAGAATAGGACTTTCGCAGGAATAAAATGTTTTTATTGTACATTGATGCCTTTTAGGCATCCAAGTTCCAAAGTTTAATATATAAACTGCGAAAGTCCTATTAGAATAAATTTTTATTTTTCTTTTAAAATGCATATATGGTTTTATCGACAACCGTTTCCCGTTTCCATAGCTTACTATAGCATTTAATAACTTATCATACAAAACGATAAGCTATGGAAACGGGTTGTCCTCAACCTATAGTCTCATCGGGAACACCGTTCCCTCAACTATAGACTCATTGGACTCCGGGCTGAACGGAGACAGCCCCATAAAACCTTTTATCAAATTGAATACAATTACATTAGTCTCGAAGGCAGAGCCTCCTCATCGACCATAATATAAAAATAATGCTACGACTAAGTATTTATATGTTATGGTATGCTACAAAAACTAAGAAACTGTTCCAAACCCTAAATAAATAAAAAAATTTTTATATGATTATCAACATTATTGATATGAAAAAAATACTGATTTTTAAAGGCTCTAAGTTTAGGACTTTTGCAAGAATAAATTAGTGCCTTTAATAGCTAAAGGGGTTTTCCTATTTTTTATTTAAAGATGAGGTAATTTTCAATAGAATCCCTTTATTTATTAACAAAAAATAGTTTATGAAGAAATTTGGAGGCTGTTAATAGAATATCAAATTATTTAAATTAAATGCTATAGAGGTGAAATTATGACAATAAAATCCATGACTGAGTATGAAACCATCAACTATAAAACATTTTTGGATATATTTTCCCCACTTCCAGAGATTGGGGAGATTTTAGAAGAAAGTGAGAGTGTAGAAGAAGCAAGAGAAAAATTATTTGAATTTTGTAAAGAATTGGAATGGAAAATTAGAATGGGAAGGATGAAGTTTAAAAATGAAGTAGATAGATGGCTATCTTTAAAGGCAATTGAGGTATTTTTAAACATAATATCCAAAGATAATGAGAGATTGGCCGGTTTCAGCACACTTAAATATTTATGGAAGGCTTATAAAGGAGATGAAGAGGCATTAAAAGAAATTGGAGAAGGATTTATTGAAGAATTTAAGCATTTATTCTTAGCAATGTCTGGGAAGGCTGATTATTCATTAGGATTTTTAGGAGAGAGATTATTAGAAGAAGGGGCTAAATTTGTAGATTTTAGTGAAATAAAAGGTAGAGAGGCTGGAATAGCAAGGTCTAATTTCTTAGACAAAGTTTATGAGATTATGAGAGAATATATAAGCAGATATCCAAGTGGATTGGATAAGAGAATTATCTTAAAAAGAAAAAAGAATAGAGAAATCTTAGAGGAATTTTTCGGAATAACTGATGAGGAATGGTTTAACTACAAATGGCAATTTAAGAATGTATTGAGAGGATTAAAAGGAGTTAAAATTTTGAGAGAGCTTAGAGAAGAGACGAACTTTAAGATATCAGATGAAGACTTAGAGATTATTGAAAAAGCTGTTAAGAATGGCATACCATTTGGAATAACTCCTTACTATCTCCACTTATTTGACTTTGAAAATCCTTACGTTGAAGATTTAGCTGTAAGAAGGCAGGTTATCCCTCCAGAGTGGTATGTTGAAAAGATGATTGAACATAAGGAAGATAGGAACATAGCATTTGACTTCATGGGAGAGCATGACACTTCTCCAATAGATTTGGTAACAAGGAGGTATGTAACTATAGCTATCATTAAGCCTTACGAATCATGCCCACAGATTTGTGTCTATTGCCAAAGAAATTGGATGGTTCAAGATTTCAGCGAGAAAGCATTCCCAGGATGGGAAAAGGTTGAGAAAGCTTTAGATTGGTTTGCTGAACATGATTCAATGATTGAAATCTTAATTACAGGAGGAGATCCATTCAGCTTAAGCGATAAAGCTATTGAAAAAATGCTAAATAGAATATCTGAAATGAACCATGTTGTAGGGGTTAGGTTTGGAACAAGGACAATAGTAACTGCCCCAATGAGGATAACAGATGAATTAGCTGAGTTATTGGGAAGCTTTGAAAAGAGTGTAATGATTTCAACCCACGTAGAGAACTGTTATGAAATTACTCCAGAAGTTAAAGAAGCTGTTAAAAAATTGAGAACAAACAACATTTATGTCTATAACCAACATGTATTCCATAGATATGTAAGCAGGAGGTTTGAAAACGTAGCTTTAAGAATTGCATTGAAGAAGGTTGGAATTATCCCTTACTATACATTCTATCCAAAAGGAAAGATGGAACATAAAGATTACTTAGTTCCAATTGCAAGATTGGCTCAGGAGGTTAAGGAAGAGGCAAGATTGCTTCCAGGTTCATTTAGAACAGATGAACCAATATTCAATGTCCCAAGAATGGGGAAAAACCACTTGAGGGCATGGCAGGATAGGGAGTTAATAGCAATAAAACCAAATGGAAGTAGGGTTTATTTAATGCACCCATGGGAGAAGGGAATTTACCCAACTAAACTCTACACCTATGAAGATGTGCCAATTAAGGATTACTTAGATAGCTTAAAAGAGATTGGAGAGAATATTGAGGAGTATAAAACAATTTGGTATTACTACTAAATACTTTTTTTATGATTTTTATCAATTGCAAACCCTTTTTTAGTTTTTTTTGCAAAAAACTATTGTTTATCTCATTATATTTATATAGTTAAATTAATTTATAAACGAAAAGTTTATATATTAGTAGTGTAAATCTGTAAGGCTTCACAAATGGAGGTGGTAATATGAAGAAATAAAATAGTATTACTCAAAAGGTACATATTCGATAAGAAATTTATTCCTACGAAAGTTCAATAAGGATGTTGGAGGTGAAATTTATGAGAATAGTTGGAATATTGGCTATTTTATTAGCTATAATTGTAGGAACTTCGTTATGTGGGTGTGTAAAAGACAGCAAAAGTGAAGCTAATGAATTAATCAAAATGGTACCAAGTGATTATAAGGGATTTATATATGTAAATTTTAAAAATATTGAAAATAGCAAATATGCATCAGAGTATCGTTCAAAAATTCTAAACTCTTTAGGATTGAGAAATGCAAACGGTGAAAAAACAGGAATATATATTAATAAAACAAAAAGAATGCTTATATCAGAAAATAGATATGACAGGATAATTTTTATTATTGAGGGAGATTACGACTTTGATAAGTTTAAAAATCATCTTAAAGAAATTGGAATGAAGCCAGTAGAAGAATATGAAGGATTTAAGATATATACAAAACCCAGTGATGATAGGCTCGCATTAACATTCTATAAGGATATGATAATTGCAGGGACTAAGCAGGGAGTGTATGATTGCATAAATGTAATTAAAGGAAAAAGAGATTCTTTATTAAAAAATCAAGAAGTTATGGAAATATACGACAAACTCCCATCAGATGCCTGTGTTATGTCAGTAGCGATAGGTTATAATCCATGGTATAAAACAATAGGGGAAGGAATGTCAATTACTCTTAAAAATGACCATAGGGTTAAAGTTGTTAGAGTAGAAAAA encodes the following:
- a CDS encoding TIGR00153 family protein is translated as MSIFLFERDDEKGVIDNLRLLIQMSLKSIELLKEYMDSKDEKILKEIIKIEEEGDETTKNIRITLEKAFLPNMRRELSRSAELLDETLDSLKHAAMLYELLKGEFDKYLKDEIDLVLMITVDMFEHLDRVLDVIEKGGDLDPIIKEIKDKEKFIDDIYQNRIYKYLVNLKVSSFWEGKILCDFIDNIVNISDYIEDVADELHIIYLHTK
- a CDS encoding inorganic phosphate transporter, with product MVIIEISINLELIISFYLLFILGANNVANAIGTAYASRATTYRNLLILFSISVIIGSLFAKNVGNTVNSLSSDALTALTISALVMTLSTYKKVPISLHTVIICSLIGLNFSSSNLTVFAEILLSWILSPIIAVIIAYILYLAYEKVEIPILKKITMIKYLLLISAGVVAFNLGSNDLPTVLGTFTTSQIIYIIGAIFLCLGAYLYGNRVSETLSMITNLSVSSAFIAQLSGGLAVTIFTALGMPVSTTQAIVGGILGVGLTKGIKTVRWNILKNIIFWWIIAPIIALIIGFVIG
- the hycI gene encoding hydrogenase maturation peptidase HycI, producing MKEMLLDKLKNCKKLVIMGIGNELKGDDAVGIYVVKKLMRHFGEEKEFVNAKNLYLINAGTVPDFFTDILKEIKPTHILIIDCALMDKNAGEVKIIKEDEIINYSFSTHTLPLSIIVKYLKKFINAEIIILGIQPKIIDFCPISEEVKLSGDKLVDMLIKIIEELKLTE
- the leuS gene encoding leucine--tRNA ligase produces the protein MNKKDVMVMIDFKEIEKKWQKRWEEAKIFEANPDEREKFFITAAFPYLNGVLHAGHLRTFTIPEVVARFQRMKNKNVLWTFGYHVTGTPILGLAELIKNRDEKTIWAYTELHGIPKEELLELTTPEKIVEYFSKKAEEAFKRMGFSLDWRRNFKTDDKVFNKFIEWQFHKLKEKGLIVKGSHPVRYCPRCDNPVEDHDILVGENATLVEYILIKFTTEDGCIMPMATLRPETVFGVTNVWVNPEATYVKAKVYLEKETENGIELIDNGIWIMAKECAEKLKHQDRKIEIIEEFRGEKLINKKVKNPVTGKEVPILPAKFVKTNIGTGCVMSVPAHAPYDYIALRDLGLVDEIGLIPLIKVPGYGEYPAKEIVEKMGIKSQEEEDKLEEATKKIYKDEFHKGILNENCLDYEGIPVREIKDKLTKDLIDKGLAEIMYEFSEEKVVCRCGTPCIVKMVKGQWFIKYSDEKWKELAHKCVDKMKFIPENLRQVFHEKIDWMKDKACVRRRGLGTKFPFEEGWVIESLSDSTIYPAYYTVAKYINEHNIKPEQLTLELFDYVFLGKGDVDKIAEETGIPKDIIEGMRKEFIYYYPVDWRCSAKDLIPNHLTFYIFNHVAIFPEEFWPRGIVVNGYVTIEGKKLSKSKGPVLPVLEVAEKFGADVGRFYITTCAELPQDADIKFKEMENTKKVLERLYLFAKEIAERKEEKGNELNYIDKWLLSRLYRAVKQYDEYMENFELRKAGILLYQLLDDLKWYRRRGGNNIRVLEEFLEVLIKLMAPFTPHICEEMWEILGKEGFVSLAKFPEVKEEFINDEIEKGEEYLKSVMEDIKEIINVAKVQPKKIYLYTADDWKYEILKIIKENEGKTIKELMPIIMKNPEFRKYGKEISKLVNQLIKLNAEIINEVEVLENAKEFLKREFGVEEIIINGEDKANKKKVAIPFKPAIYLE
- a CDS encoding KamA family radical SAM protein yields the protein MTIKSMTEYETINYKTFLDIFSPLPEIGEILEESESVEEAREKLFEFCKELEWKIRMGRMKFKNEVDRWLSLKAIEVFLNIISKDNERLAGFSTLKYLWKAYKGDEEALKEIGEGFIEEFKHLFLAMSGKADYSLGFLGERLLEEGAKFVDFSEIKGREAGIARSNFLDKVYEIMREYISRYPSGLDKRIILKRKKNREILEEFFGITDEEWFNYKWQFKNVLRGLKGVKILRELREETNFKISDEDLEIIEKAVKNGIPFGITPYYLHLFDFENPYVEDLAVRRQVIPPEWYVEKMIEHKEDRNIAFDFMGEHDTSPIDLVTRRYVTIAIIKPYESCPQICVYCQRNWMVQDFSEKAFPGWEKVEKALDWFAEHDSMIEILITGGDPFSLSDKAIEKMLNRISEMNHVVGVRFGTRTIVTAPMRITDELAELLGSFEKSVMISTHVENCYEITPEVKEAVKKLRTNNIYVYNQHVFHRYVSRRFENVALRIALKKVGIIPYYTFYPKGKMEHKDYLVPIARLAQEVKEEARLLPGSFRTDEPIFNVPRMGKNHLRAWQDRELIAIKPNGSRVYLMHPWEKGIYPTKLYTYEDVPIKDYLDSLKEIGENIEEYKTIWYYY